One Chitinophaga sp. H8 DNA window includes the following coding sequences:
- a CDS encoding sensor histidine kinase, with protein sequence MSRFRLKTKITLGVLFLYIMLLIVSVLGYYYLSSINEKAKIILKDNYESLEYSKDMLVALEELPVARAVALQQFATNLHRQEENVTESGEMQATLAVRTGFDKISKDSVYNAADIAAIKKGIYRIMDLNMGAIVGKNERVKKTADNALLYIAIISGICFLLGFTFVYNFPGYIANPIHELTVGIKGIAEKKYSQRLYFKSGDEFGELAAAFNTMAQRLDDYEHSNLAKIMFEKKRAEAVIGSLKDAAIGLDNKDTILFANAPALQLLNIPEKELIGYAASVAAKHNDLLRFLVSNQESGPLKIVVGGKESFFTREVVDIHHEDARIGYVITLKNITSFKEQDLAKTHFIATISHELKTPLAASDFSLKLLEDERVGHLSAEQKELVESLKQDNRRMIKIVSELLDLSQVESGNIQLQPQPVSPQQIVQYAMDTVQKQAAQREVNIKMVMPETPELVLADVEKTAWVLVNLLTNAIRYSSPKSEITLTVNATENKTLSFSVRDYGKGIAPAFREKIFERFFQVPGVKGHKGSGLGLAISKEFIEAQGGAIGVSSEEGKGSTFYFTLPVA encoded by the coding sequence ATGAGCAGGTTCAGGCTAAAGACAAAAATAACATTGGGGGTATTATTCCTCTACATCATGCTACTGATAGTAAGCGTATTGGGCTACTACTATCTCAGCAGTATAAATGAAAAAGCGAAGATTATCCTGAAGGATAATTATGAGTCCCTGGAATATTCCAAGGACATGCTGGTAGCATTGGAAGAATTGCCGGTAGCAAGAGCCGTAGCGTTGCAGCAGTTTGCCACCAATTTGCACAGGCAGGAAGAGAATGTAACAGAAAGCGGAGAGATGCAGGCCACGCTGGCCGTTCGTACCGGATTTGATAAGATCAGCAAAGATTCCGTTTACAATGCAGCAGATATTGCCGCAATAAAAAAGGGAATTTATAGGATCATGGATCTCAACATGGGGGCTATTGTTGGCAAGAATGAGCGGGTAAAGAAGACTGCAGACAATGCATTGCTGTATATTGCCATTATCAGTGGTATCTGCTTTTTACTGGGCTTCACCTTTGTGTATAATTTTCCGGGTTATATAGCCAATCCTATTCATGAGCTTACCGTGGGGATCAAAGGGATTGCTGAAAAGAAATACAGCCAACGCCTGTATTTTAAATCAGGAGATGAGTTTGGAGAACTGGCGGCTGCATTTAATACTATGGCCCAGCGGCTGGATGATTATGAGCATAGTAATCTGGCCAAGATCATGTTTGAAAAGAAACGGGCAGAAGCCGTAATTGGCAGTTTAAAAGATGCTGCCATAGGATTGGACAACAAAGACACCATTTTGTTTGCCAATGCTCCCGCCCTGCAACTGCTAAATATACCGGAAAAGGAACTGATAGGATATGCCGCCTCTGTAGCTGCAAAGCATAATGACCTGTTACGTTTTTTGGTAAGCAATCAGGAAAGTGGTCCGCTTAAGATCGTAGTAGGTGGTAAGGAGAGCTTTTTTACACGGGAAGTGGTGGATATTCACCATGAGGATGCGAGGATAGGCTATGTGATTACTTTGAAAAATATTACTTCCTTTAAGGAGCAGGATCTTGCCAAAACGCATTTCATTGCCACTATCTCCCACGAATTGAAAACGCCATTGGCAGCTTCTGATTTCAGTCTTAAATTACTGGAAGATGAACGTGTAGGGCATTTGTCGGCCGAACAAAAAGAGCTGGTAGAAAGTTTGAAGCAGGATAACCGCCGTATGATCAAAATTGTGAGTGAGTTGCTGGACCTATCCCAGGTAGAAAGTGGTAATATTCAATTACAGCCACAGCCGGTATCTCCGCAGCAGATTGTACAGTATGCCATGGATACGGTACAGAAGCAGGCCGCTCAAAGGGAAGTAAATATAAAAATGGTGATGCCGGAAACACCGGAGCTGGTATTGGCAGATGTTGAAAAAACGGCCTGGGTATTAGTAAATCTGCTGACCAACGCGATCCGCTATTCTTCTCCTAAATCTGAAATCACCCTGACAGTAAATGCTACTGAAAACAAGACCCTTTCTTTTAGTGTGCGTGATTATGGTAAAGGAATTGCACCAGCCTTCCGGGAAAAGATCTTTGAACGGTTTTTCCAGGTACCCGGCGTCAAAGGGCACAAAGGCAGCGGTTTAGGGCTGGCTATTTCCAAAGAATTTATTGAAGCACAGGGAGGTGCAATTGGGGTAAGCAGTGAAGAAGGGAAAGGGAGTACCTTTTATTTTACCCTGCCGGTGGCTTAG